In Paenibacillus durus, the DNA window GGGCAGTAGACAAGCCGCTCTCTGAGTTATCGTACACCAGATAGACATCTCGGATGGAGGGATTAATGTAAAGCGCCATTTTGATCGTTTCGGAAGGGTCGATATTCTCGATGACGCCAGTGATATTCTTATGGTCCTTGATTTGATCGTAGCCAACCTCATTTATGCCGCTAAAAATAATGGGCACGTCGCTTAACAGCTCTTTTCGGTTCTTGGCTGCAAAATCGAACGCGCGGTCATCCGTCGTTATAATAGCGTCGATATGTAATTTTGCGTATTTGCCTTTGATCAATTCGTAAAAGCGCTGCAGATTTTCCTCGCTCGGATACCTTTTCCAGTCCAGGTATTCCGTATAAATGACGGGAGGAACCTTCGAGCTCTTGAGCCGCTCTTCAATGCCGTTGTTCTGGTCGTCCGTCCAAGAGAATCCTTTATGATAGGAATGCAGGATCAGTACATTCTGCTGGGAAGTGTTAGCTTCAACGGCCTTAACCTCTGCAGGCTGGCAGATTAACACGAAGAGCAGAAGCAGCCATAATACGCTCCACATTCGCCTTTTTTTGGAATAAGCTGTCCTTGTTCCCATATGCATAACCCACTCCTCAATGCCCATCACCATGCTCTCAGCAGCAAACGGGAAATATCGACATTACTATTAATTCGCGGCCTAATTTATACCTCCTTCTATATGTCGGAAGAAAGTTCGAATTTTTAAATGGCCGCTTTTATTTTTTGTGAAGCTTAATATGCTAACCGGTTGACATACAATGTAACCGCTCTTATACTGAATATATCTTCTAGTCCCTCACACGTTTATTAACCATTTCAAGCAGAACAGGAGCCGATCAAATTGACCATTAAAAATGAGATTATGCTGATCACGTACGCAGACAGCCTTGGCAAGAACCTGCAAGAGACCGCCGAACTGCTTTCCGCTCATTTCAAAGATATTGTTGGAGGCGTTCACATTCTGCCCTTTTACCCCTCCTCCGCCGACCGCGGATTCGCTCCGCTTACTTATGAGGAAGTCGATCCTGAGTTTGGAACCTGGAATGACGTCGCCAAGATTGCAAACGATTTCTATTTGATGTACGACTTCATGATTAACCATATTTCCCGCAGCTCGGCTTATTTCAAGGATTTTCAGCAGAACAAGGACACTTCCCCCTATCGCGATCTGTTCATCCGGTACAAGGACTTCTGGCCGGGCGGCGAACCGACGCAGGAAGACGTTGACGCTATTTACAAGCGCAAGCCGCGGGCGCCGTACATTGATGTAACCTTTGTCGATGGAACAACCGAGAAAATTTGGTGCACCTTCGACGAGGAGCAAATCGACCTTAATCTGTATTCGGAAACGACGAAAAAGTTCGTGAAGGAACAGCTTCAGGGACTGGCCGAACGAGGCGCCTCGATTATCCGCCTGGACGCCTTTGCATACGCTACCAAAAAGCCGGGCACAAGCTGTTTCTTTATTGAACCCGACACCTGGGAAATGCTTGATGAGGTCAAGGCCATTCTGGAGCCATACGGAGCGGAGCTGCTTCCGGAGATACATGAGCATTACAGCATCCAGTTGAAGCTTGCGGACAAGGGGTATTGGGTATACGATTTCGCGTTGCCGATGCTTGTGCTGCATGCGCTGTACAGCGGGAAGTCGGAACGGCTGACCCACTGGCTGAACATCTGCCCGCGCAAGCAGTTCACTACGC includes these proteins:
- the gtfA gene encoding sucrose phosphorylase, yielding MTIKNEIMLITYADSLGKNLQETAELLSAHFKDIVGGVHILPFYPSSADRGFAPLTYEEVDPEFGTWNDVAKIANDFYLMYDFMINHISRSSAYFKDFQQNKDTSPYRDLFIRYKDFWPGGEPTQEDVDAIYKRKPRAPYIDVTFVDGTTEKIWCTFDEEQIDLNLYSETTKKFVKEQLQGLAERGASIIRLDAFAYATKKPGTSCFFIEPDTWEMLDEVKAILEPYGAELLPEIHEHYSIQLKLADKGYWVYDFALPMLVLHALYSGKSERLTHWLNICPRKQFTTLDTHDGIGVVDAADLMTPEEIEETKNNLFSQGANVKRVYNTMAYNNLDIYQLNCTYYSALGDDDDAYVLARAIQFFAPGIPQVYYVGLLAGKNDIELLEQTKVGRNINRHFYTKEEVEENLERPVLKRLFALMKFRNSYAAFDGNLTVVDNGGGSKLELIWTNGPLRAALSADLATRVFTVHYTDEHSGKETLLAGV